The window CTTGATGACGGTCGGGTCGTGGATGATCTCCTGCCCGCCGATGGGCTGCGGATCGGGGTAACTCTCCGTCGCCTGCGCCGAGTTGGGGAGGAAGACCAGGAGGACCGCCGCCAGTACGGCGGTCAGCGCTCTGTGTGCTCTCACTGTCCCGCCAATCCCGTGTGGGCGACGCCCGCCACGATCTGCCTCTGGAAGAAGACGAAGACGACGATCAGCGGCAGGCCCGCCATCAGGCCGCCGGCCATGAGCTGGGCCCACTGGATGCCGTAGGAGTTCATGACGGTCGCGATGCCGTTCGGCATGGTCATCAGGTCGGGGTTGTTGGTCACCATGTACGGCCAGAGGAAGTTGTTCCACGACGCGATGAAGGTGAAGATGCCGACCGCCGCCAGGGAGGGGCGGGCCAGCGGGACGACGATCGTGAAGAAGACCCGCCAGCGGCCCGCGCCGTCGATGAACGCGGCCTCCTCCAGTTCGCGCGGGATGCCCTGGAAGAACTTGTAGAGGATGTAGACCATCGCGGCGGGCGCGCACTGCGGCAGGATCATGCCCCAGTAGGTGTCCACCATCCCCATCTGCTGGACGGTGGTGAACAGCGGCACGCCGA of the Streptomyces sp. T12 genome contains:
- a CDS encoding carbohydrate ABC transporter permease, producing the protein MTTAETPVRTARTARTARTARSKSRKPWTPSQIVLTLIGVAVSAVFVAPIAAALLTSLKSEAEAAEIPPHWVPKVWTVQAWKSLWETGNVTNWFVNSLVVSVCVTAVVLAVSALAGYGFARTEFRGKSVLMGIVMSGLMISPAVLGVPLFTTVQQMGMVDTYWGMILPQCAPAAMVYILYKFFQGIPRELEEAAFIDGAGRWRVFFTIVVPLARPSLAAVGIFTFIASWNNFLWPYMVTNNPDLMTMPNGIATVMNSYGIQWAQLMAGGLMAGLPLIVVFVFFQRQIVAGVAHTGLAGQ